One stretch of Streptomyces sp. 135 DNA includes these proteins:
- a CDS encoding DUF1684 domain-containing protein — protein MSTQHTEQASDMDPAADWKRWHALRTETVAAPYGPLSLIGTHWLADHPDGSIPDIPGQWAETPDAVVLTAGAEDGLTVDGAPLDGEVRLAADSGPAAARVAHGERRLVVIRREGLWAVRDFDPDAAARRAFKGIDATPYDARWAVPGRFTPYGEDRTVTVGNADGKERGLGLGGELSFRLGGTEHTLQVSVEADGSLWAVFADATSGVSSYRFRFLRPAAPDAEGRTTVDFNRALLPPCAFADHFICPFPPPGNTLATEIAAGERNLLGR, from the coding sequence ATGAGCACCCAGCACACGGAGCAGGCTTCGGACATGGATCCCGCGGCGGACTGGAAGCGCTGGCACGCCCTGCGCACCGAGACGGTCGCGGCCCCCTACGGGCCGCTCTCCCTCATCGGCACGCACTGGCTCGCGGACCATCCGGATGGTTCAATTCCGGACATTCCCGGGCAGTGGGCCGAGACCCCCGACGCGGTCGTCCTGACCGCCGGCGCGGAAGACGGTCTGACCGTCGACGGAGCACCCCTGGACGGCGAGGTCCGGCTGGCCGCCGACAGCGGCCCGGCCGCGGCCCGTGTCGCGCACGGGGAGCGCCGGCTGGTCGTCATCCGGCGCGAAGGCCTGTGGGCGGTACGTGACTTCGACCCGGACGCCGCCGCGCGCCGCGCCTTCAAGGGCATCGACGCCACCCCCTACGACGCGCGCTGGGCCGTGCCCGGACGCTTCACGCCGTACGGTGAGGACCGCACCGTCACGGTCGGCAACGCGGACGGCAAGGAGCGTGGCCTCGGGCTCGGTGGTGAGCTGTCCTTCCGGCTGGGCGGGACCGAGCACACCCTCCAGGTGAGTGTCGAGGCCGATGGATCGCTGTGGGCGGTCTTCGCGGACGCCACCAGCGGGGTCTCCAGCTACCGCTTCCGTTTCCTGCGGCCCGCCGCGCCCGACGCCGAGGGGCGCACCACGGTCGACTTCAACCGGGCGCTGCTGCCGCCGTGCGCCTTCGCCGACCACTTCATCTGCCCTTTCCCGCCGCCGGGCAACACCCTGGCCACGGAGATCGCGGCGGGCGAGCGGAATCTCCTCGGCCGCTGA
- a CDS encoding NtaA/DmoA family FMN-dependent monooxygenase (This protein belongs to a clade of FMN-dependent monooxygenases, within a broader family of flavin-dependent oxidoreductases, the luciferase-like monooxygenase (LMM) family, some of whose members use coenzyme F420 rather than FMN.) encodes MSKQIHLAAHFPGVNSTTVWSDPRSRSHIDFSSFEYLARTAERGLFDFFFLAEGLRLREHKGHIHDLDVVGRPESLTVLAALAAVTERLGLAATVSATFNEPFELARRFASLDHLSAGRAAWNVVTTSDAFTGENFRRGGYLDRADRYTRAAEFLATARQLWDSWTPQGRPRPFAHHGEHFGVEGEFTVPRSPQGHPVVIQAGDSPEGREFAASAADVIFTRHGTPEAGRAFYADVKGRLAKYGRTADDLKIMPGVTYVLGDTAAEAQEKAAEIRRAQVSPQNAILAVEQVWGVDLSSYDPDGPLPDIDPDPASQLAQGRVKIGDPLAVAEKWRALSEAKGLSIRQTVIETTARQSFVGTPRSVAEELVESVRTDAADGFILVPHLTPGGLDDFVEKVVPLLQERGAYRTEYRGATLRSHLGLREPVWKG; translated from the coding sequence ATGAGCAAGCAGATCCATCTCGCCGCCCACTTCCCGGGCGTCAACAGCACCACCGTCTGGTCCGACCCGAGGTCCCGCTCCCACATCGACTTCTCGTCCTTCGAGTACCTGGCCCGCACCGCGGAGCGCGGCCTGTTCGACTTCTTCTTCCTCGCCGAGGGGCTGCGGCTGCGCGAGCACAAGGGGCACATCCACGACCTGGACGTCGTCGGCAGGCCCGAGTCCCTCACCGTCCTGGCCGCGCTCGCCGCCGTCACCGAGCGGCTCGGCCTCGCGGCCACCGTCAGCGCCACCTTCAACGAGCCCTTCGAACTGGCCCGCAGGTTCGCCTCCCTCGACCACCTCAGCGCGGGCCGCGCCGCCTGGAACGTCGTCACCACCTCGGACGCCTTCACCGGCGAGAACTTCCGCCGCGGCGGCTACCTCGACCGGGCCGACCGGTACACACGGGCCGCCGAGTTCCTGGCGACGGCACGGCAGCTGTGGGACTCCTGGACGCCGCAGGGCCGGCCGCGCCCCTTCGCGCACCACGGGGAGCACTTCGGAGTCGAGGGCGAGTTCACCGTGCCGCGCTCCCCGCAGGGGCACCCCGTGGTGATCCAGGCGGGCGACTCGCCGGAGGGGCGGGAGTTCGCCGCCTCCGCCGCCGACGTGATCTTCACCCGGCACGGCACGCCGGAGGCCGGCCGCGCCTTCTACGCCGACGTGAAGGGGCGCCTCGCGAAGTACGGGCGGACCGCAGACGACCTGAAGATCATGCCCGGGGTCACCTACGTCCTCGGCGACACCGCCGCCGAGGCCCAGGAGAAGGCCGCCGAGATCCGCCGCGCGCAGGTCTCCCCGCAGAACGCGATCCTCGCCGTGGAGCAGGTCTGGGGCGTGGACCTCTCCTCGTACGACCCGGACGGGCCGCTGCCCGACATCGACCCGGACCCCGCGTCGCAGCTGGCCCAGGGCCGCGTGAAGATCGGCGACCCCCTCGCCGTCGCGGAGAAGTGGCGGGCCCTGTCCGAGGCCAAGGGACTCTCCATCCGTCAGACCGTCATCGAGACCACCGCCCGCCAGTCCTTCGTCGGCACCCCGCGGTCGGTCGCCGAGGAACTGGTGGAGTCCGTCCGCACCGACGCGGCCGACGGCTTCATCCTCGTCCCGCACCTCACCCCCGGCGGGCTCGACGACTTCGTCGAGAAGGTGGTGCCCCTGCTCCAGGAGCGCGGCGCGTACCGCACGGAATACCGGGGCGCGACGCTGCGCTCACACCTCGGGCTGCGCGAGCCCGTATGGAAGGGTTGA
- a CDS encoding S1 family peptidase: protein MKHRRISKRRAAVAGAGIAALVAAGVTFQTANASESTPDPTPDVLSVAKAGKLASTLTQELGADAAGTYYDAKAKALVVNVLDESAADAVESAGGKARIVENSLAELKSARATLDEKAAVPGTSWAMDPATNKVVVTVDRTVEGAALDKVGSIVKSFGGKAELKHSKGEFKAFLAGGDAIFGGGSRCSLGFNVVKDGRPHFLTAGHCGNAVKSWSDAQGGQEIGTTVESSFPGDDHALVKYTADTPHPSEANLYNGSAQAIAKAGEATVGQKVQRSGSTTQLHDGEVTALNATVNYQEGQVDGLIQTTVCAEPGDSGGALFAGDTALGLTSGGSGDCSSGGETFFQPVTEALSAYGAEIG, encoded by the coding sequence TTGAAGCACCGACGCATATCCAAGCGGCGTGCCGCCGTGGCAGGCGCGGGCATCGCCGCGCTGGTCGCCGCGGGAGTCACCTTCCAGACCGCGAACGCGAGCGAGAGCACGCCGGACCCCACCCCGGACGTCCTCTCCGTGGCGAAGGCCGGAAAGCTCGCATCGACCCTGACCCAGGAGCTCGGCGCGGACGCCGCGGGCACGTACTACGACGCCAAGGCCAAGGCCCTCGTCGTGAACGTGCTGGACGAGAGCGCGGCGGACGCCGTGGAGTCCGCGGGCGGCAAGGCCAGAATCGTCGAGAACTCCCTCGCGGAGCTCAAGAGCGCCCGCGCCACGCTCGACGAGAAGGCGGCCGTGCCCGGCACCTCGTGGGCGATGGACCCGGCCACCAACAAGGTCGTCGTCACGGTGGACCGCACGGTCGAGGGCGCCGCGCTCGACAAGGTCGGCTCGATCGTGAAGAGCTTCGGCGGCAAGGCCGAACTCAAGCACAGCAAGGGCGAGTTCAAGGCCTTCCTCGCCGGCGGCGACGCGATCTTCGGCGGCGGCTCGCGCTGCTCGCTGGGCTTCAACGTCGTCAAGGACGGCCGGCCCCACTTCCTGACGGCGGGCCACTGCGGCAACGCGGTCAAGAGCTGGTCCGACGCGCAGGGCGGCCAGGAGATCGGCACCACGGTGGAGTCGAGCTTCCCGGGCGACGACCACGCCCTCGTGAAGTACACGGCCGACACCCCGCACCCGAGCGAGGCGAACCTCTACAACGGCAGCGCCCAGGCGATCGCCAAGGCGGGGGAGGCCACGGTCGGGCAGAAGGTGCAGCGCAGCGGCAGCACCACGCAGCTCCACGACGGTGAGGTCACCGCCTTGAACGCCACGGTGAACTACCAGGAGGGTCAGGTCGACGGCCTGATCCAGACCACGGTCTGTGCCGAGCCCGGCGACAGCGGCGGCGCGCTCTTCGCCGGTGACACCGCGCTGGGTCTCACCTCGGGCGGCAGCGGCGACTGCTCCTCCGGGGGCGAGACCTTCTTCCAGCCGGTGACGGAGGCCCTGAGCGCCTACGGAGCGGAAATCGGCTGA
- a CDS encoding S1 family peptidase has product MRIKRTIPHTGMARRTRLLAIATGLVAAGALAVPAANAQDGMATFSASQLEQASDAVLEADVAGTAWGIDPKTKQVVVTADSTVSKAEIAELKAAAGSNAGALKIERTPGKFQKYISGGDAIYASSWRCSLGFNVRNGSTYYFLTAGHCTDGAGTWWANSAKTTVLGTTHGSSFPTNDYGIVRYTNTSITKSGTVGSQDITSAADPTVGQNVTRRGSTTGTHSGRVTALNQSVNYGGGDIVYGMIKTTVCAEPGDSGGPLYAGSTALGLTSGGSGNCSSGGTTFFQPVTEALRAYNVSVY; this is encoded by the coding sequence GTGAGGATCAAGCGCACCATCCCCCACACCGGCATGGCGAGACGTACCCGTCTGCTCGCGATAGCCACCGGGCTCGTCGCCGCCGGAGCGCTCGCCGTCCCCGCGGCCAACGCGCAGGACGGCATGGCCACCTTCAGCGCCTCGCAGCTGGAACAGGCCAGCGACGCCGTGCTCGAAGCCGATGTCGCGGGCACCGCCTGGGGCATCGACCCGAAGACCAAGCAGGTCGTCGTCACCGCCGACAGCACGGTCTCCAAGGCGGAGATCGCCGAGCTCAAGGCGGCCGCCGGGTCCAACGCCGGTGCCCTGAAGATCGAGCGCACCCCGGGCAAGTTCCAGAAGTACATCTCCGGTGGCGACGCCATCTACGCGAGCAGCTGGCGCTGTTCGCTCGGCTTCAACGTCCGCAACGGCAGCACCTATTACTTCCTGACCGCCGGACACTGCACCGACGGCGCGGGCACCTGGTGGGCCAACTCGGCGAAGACGACCGTGCTCGGCACCACGCACGGCTCCAGCTTCCCGACGAACGACTACGGGATCGTGCGCTACACCAACACCTCGATCACCAAGTCGGGCACCGTGGGCAGCCAGGACATCACGAGCGCCGCCGACCCGACGGTCGGACAGAACGTGACGCGTCGCGGCTCCACCACGGGCACGCACAGCGGCCGGGTCACCGCGCTGAACCAGTCCGTCAACTACGGCGGCGGCGACATCGTCTACGGCATGATCAAGACCACGGTCTGTGCCGAGCCCGGCGACAGCGGCGGCCCGCTGTACGCGGGTTCCACCGCGCTCGGGCTGACCTCCGGCGGCAGCGGCAACTGCTCGTCCGGCGGCACGACCTTCTTCCAGCCGGTCACCGAGGCGCTGCGCGCGTACAACGTCAGCGTGTACTGA
- a CDS encoding sensor histidine kinase, translating into MHATRGAPALPTSPSVTAAEWAPRAWRPRAWLTPVAWCAGLGYPFAVYFVMLDGRGGFSALTVAPLIVLTALVAALLRSRPLPALMLLLVGWAAARTQTQNMEVAYLQVLLGDLAVGYIAATRPRRTSVAAAALALGAQFGTHLTSLGQTPARAVQLAVFLALAVLAAWLGGDSVRERRTHAVALAAQAAEQAATAERLRIARELHDMIAHSIGVIAIQAGVGSRVIDTQPAEARNALTIVEATSRETLAGLRRTLVALRRPTGPGRRAGAPGPRPRLDRLVASTRDAGVRAAVRLRGEQRPLPADIDLAAFRILQEALTNVVRHAGADTCRVTVEYGAGEVGVEVEDDGRGGLPAGAGYGIVGMRERAALLHGRFTAGPRPEGGFRVTARLPVPTGETR; encoded by the coding sequence ATGCATGCGACGCGGGGCGCCCCCGCTCTGCCGACCTCACCGTCCGTCACCGCCGCCGAGTGGGCGCCGCGCGCTTGGCGGCCGCGTGCGTGGCTGACGCCGGTGGCCTGGTGCGCCGGGCTCGGCTACCCCTTCGCCGTGTACTTCGTGATGCTCGACGGGCGCGGCGGTTTCAGTGCCCTGACCGTCGCCCCGCTGATCGTCCTCACCGCGCTGGTCGCCGCGCTCCTGCGGAGCAGGCCGCTGCCCGCGCTCATGCTGCTGCTCGTCGGGTGGGCCGCCGCGCGCACGCAGACGCAGAACATGGAGGTGGCCTACCTCCAGGTGCTGCTCGGCGACCTCGCCGTCGGCTACATCGCCGCCACCCGGCCGCGCCGCACCTCGGTCGCGGCGGCGGCCTTGGCGCTGGGCGCGCAGTTCGGCACGCATCTGACCTCCCTCGGGCAGACCCCGGCCCGGGCCGTGCAGCTCGCCGTGTTCCTCGCCCTGGCGGTGCTCGCCGCGTGGCTGGGGGGCGACTCCGTGCGTGAGCGCCGTACGCACGCCGTGGCCCTCGCCGCGCAGGCCGCCGAGCAGGCGGCCACCGCCGAACGGCTGCGTATCGCAAGGGAGTTGCACGACATGATCGCGCACAGCATCGGCGTCATCGCCATCCAGGCGGGCGTCGGCAGCCGCGTCATCGACACCCAGCCCGCCGAGGCACGCAACGCCCTCACCATCGTCGAGGCCACCAGCAGGGAGACCCTCGCGGGGCTGCGGCGCACCCTGGTCGCGCTGCGCCGGCCCACGGGGCCCGGGCGGAGGGCGGGCGCCCCTGGCCCCCGGCCTCGCCTCGACCGCCTCGTCGCCTCGACGCGCGACGCCGGGGTCCGCGCCGCCGTGCGCCTGCGGGGCGAACAGCGGCCGCTGCCCGCCGACATCGACCTGGCGGCGTTCCGGATCCTCCAGGAGGCCCTCACCAACGTCGTACGGCACGCGGGCGCCGACACCTGCCGGGTGACCGTCGAGTACGGCGCCGGCGAGGTGGGCGTGGAGGTCGAGGACGACGGCCGTGGCGGGCTGCCCGCGGGCGCCGGGTACGGCATCGTCGGCATGCGCGAGCGCGCCGCCCTGCTGCACGGCCGCTTCACCGCCGGGCCGCGCCCCGAGGGCGGCTTCCGGGTGACGGCCCGGCTGCCCGTGCCCACGGGGGAGACCCGGTGA
- a CDS encoding slipin family protein: MVEELLTAGVAAGSVGAVYVLAAARVVKQYERGVVLRLGKLQQAVRGPGFTMIVPFVDRLRKVNMQIVTLPVPAQDGITRDNVTVRVDAVIYFKVVDAAEAVMRVEDYRFAVSQMAQTSLRSIIGKSDLDDLLSNREKLNQGLELMIDSPAIGWGVQIDRVEIKDVSLPETMKRSMARQAEADRERRARVINADAELQASKKLAEAAHEMAEEPAALQLRLLQTVVAVAAEKNSTLVLPFPVELLRFLERAQQALPQQPPPAGTGQD, encoded by the coding sequence ATGGTCGAGGAACTGCTGACGGCGGGCGTGGCCGCCGGGTCCGTCGGAGCGGTCTATGTCCTGGCCGCGGCGCGCGTCGTCAAGCAGTACGAGCGCGGCGTGGTGCTGCGGCTCGGAAAGTTGCAGCAGGCGGTGCGCGGCCCGGGGTTCACCATGATCGTGCCCTTCGTGGACCGGCTCCGTAAGGTCAACATGCAGATCGTGACGTTGCCGGTGCCCGCGCAGGACGGCATCACGCGGGACAACGTCACGGTGCGGGTGGACGCCGTCATCTACTTCAAGGTGGTGGACGCCGCCGAGGCCGTCATGCGGGTGGAGGACTACCGGTTCGCGGTCTCGCAGATGGCGCAGACGTCCCTGCGGTCGATCATCGGCAAGAGCGACCTGGACGATCTGCTCTCCAACCGCGAGAAGCTCAACCAGGGCCTGGAGCTGATGATCGACAGCCCGGCCATCGGCTGGGGCGTGCAGATCGACCGCGTCGAGATCAAGGACGTGTCGCTGCCGGAGACCATGAAGCGGTCGATGGCCCGCCAGGCCGAGGCGGACCGCGAGCGGCGGGCCCGCGTCATCAACGCCGACGCCGAACTCCAGGCGTCCAAGAAGCTCGCCGAGGCCGCCCACGAGATGGCGGAGGAGCCCGCGGCGCTCCAACTGCGCCTGTTGCAGACCGTGGTGGCCGTCGCCGCCGAGAAGAACTCCACCCTCGTCCTGCCCTTCCCGGTGGAGCTGCTGCGCTTCCTGGAGCGGGCTCAGCAGGCCCTGCCGCAACAGCCTCCACCGGCGGGAACCGGACAGGACTAG
- a CDS encoding vWA domain-containing protein: protein MSANRIQHKVNHVALVVDCSGSMRPHQDQLVRVVDEFVAGLKAESDSLGHETRISLYSFDHRVENLVWDMDVKHLPSMRGLYRVNNGATALIEASLKSLDDLGHIWEEYGEHSFLQIVVTDGEENASGGDRRHDGDMTILGPWLDRIAAKMGGLPEHWTSAILVPNSLAKRTAQNYGFPAGNIAIWDADSQEGVEEAIGTVRAAATSFLRAREKGVRGTKNLFAVGQDISIDEVRANLEPIPANKYRLLKVDKEAEIRPFVDSHPGVTYERGACYYQLGARAQVQPNKEVIVVEKDTDRAYTGDAARSLLFGTGIQGTVSVKAGNNPKLEVYVQSRSVNRKLKPNTRLLIML, encoded by the coding sequence ATGTCCGCCAACAGGATCCAGCACAAGGTCAATCACGTCGCGCTGGTCGTGGACTGTTCGGGTTCCATGCGGCCGCATCAGGACCAACTCGTGCGCGTCGTGGACGAGTTCGTGGCCGGCCTCAAGGCCGAGTCGGACAGCCTCGGCCACGAGACGCGGATCAGCCTCTACTCCTTCGACCACCGGGTGGAGAACCTGGTGTGGGACATGGACGTGAAGCACCTGCCGTCCATGCGAGGCCTGTACCGCGTCAACAACGGCGCCACGGCCCTCATCGAGGCCTCCCTGAAGTCCCTCGACGACCTGGGGCACATATGGGAGGAGTACGGCGAGCACAGCTTCCTCCAGATCGTGGTGACGGACGGCGAGGAGAACGCCTCGGGCGGCGACCGGCGCCACGACGGCGACATGACCATCCTCGGCCCCTGGCTCGACAGGATCGCGGCGAAGATGGGCGGGCTTCCCGAGCACTGGACGTCCGCGATCCTCGTGCCGAACTCCCTGGCCAAGCGGACCGCGCAGAACTACGGCTTCCCGGCCGGCAACATCGCCATCTGGGACGCGGATTCCCAGGAGGGCGTCGAGGAGGCGATCGGCACCGTGCGCGCCGCCGCGACCAGCTTCCTGCGGGCCCGCGAGAAGGGGGTGCGCGGCACGAAGAACCTCTTCGCCGTCGGCCAGGACATCTCGATCGACGAGGTGCGGGCGAACCTCGAACCGATTCCGGCGAACAAGTACCGGCTCCTGAAGGTGGACAAGGAGGCCGAGATCCGCCCCTTCGTCGACTCGCACCCGGGTGTGACGTATGAACGCGGCGCCTGCTACTACCAGTTGGGCGCCCGCGCCCAGGTCCAGCCGAACAAGGAGGTCATCGTGGTCGAGAAGGACACCGACCGTGCCTACACGGGCGACGCGGCGCGCAGCCTCCTGTTCGGTACGGGCATCCAGGGCACCGTCTCGGTGAAGGCGGGGAACAACCCCAAGCTGGAGGTCTATGTGCAGAGCCGTTCGGTGAACAGGAAGCTCAAGCCGAACACGCGACTGCTCATCATGCTCTGA
- a CDS encoding LLM class flavin-dependent oxidoreductase: MTDHGNGRGPLHLAAAVDLPGTYEPGPYAELALLAERGALDFVTLGDSFARPGPDALAVAAGIVPATGRVGLVPTVTTTHTEPFHVQAAVATLDWVSRGRAGWTLDVSATEAEARLFGRRGAAPPEELWREAGEVADVAALLWDSWEDDAEIRDVASGRFIDRDKLHHVDFEGRTFSVRGPSIVPRPPQGHPVRVVDATAPPAREVAARHADVALVRVASVRQADAARAELRGLAARSGRDPDTLRVFAALDVDLGGGECAAEPGHGGGPLPTAEGTVYRGGPVDLAELIADWHRAGAVDGFHLTPVEPRRDLERLVNGTVALLQHRGRFRTFYPGSTLRDHLGLARPANRHTAHTALTGEPS, from the coding sequence ATGACCGACCACGGAAACGGCCGTGGCCCCCTGCACCTCGCCGCCGCCGTCGACCTCCCCGGAACGTACGAGCCCGGCCCCTACGCCGAGCTGGCGCTGCTGGCCGAGCGCGGCGCCCTGGACTTCGTCACGCTGGGGGACTCCTTCGCGCGGCCCGGCCCCGACGCGCTCGCCGTGGCCGCCGGGATCGTGCCCGCCACCGGCCGCGTCGGGCTCGTGCCGACCGTCACGACCACGCACACCGAGCCGTTCCACGTGCAGGCCGCGGTGGCCACCCTCGACTGGGTCAGCCGCGGCCGGGCCGGCTGGACCCTGGACGTGTCGGCGACCGAGGCCGAGGCCCGGCTCTTCGGGCGGCGCGGCGCCGCGCCGCCCGAGGAACTGTGGCGCGAGGCCGGTGAAGTCGCCGACGTGGCCGCCCTGTTGTGGGACAGCTGGGAGGACGACGCGGAGATACGGGACGTGGCGAGCGGCCGCTTCATCGACCGGGACAAGCTGCACCACGTCGACTTCGAGGGGCGCACCTTCTCGGTGCGGGGCCCCTCCATCGTGCCGCGGCCCCCGCAGGGCCACCCCGTACGGGTCGTCGACGCCACCGCCCCGCCCGCCCGCGAGGTCGCCGCCCGGCACGCGGACGTCGCCCTGGTGCGCGTCGCCTCCGTCCGTCAGGCCGACGCCGCGCGGGCCGAACTGCGGGGCCTCGCTGCACGGTCCGGACGCGACCCGGACACGCTGCGGGTGTTCGCCGCCCTCGACGTGGACCTCGGCGGCGGCGAGTGCGCCGCCGAGCCGGGCCACGGGGGAGGGCCGCTGCCCACCGCCGAGGGGACCGTGTACCGGGGCGGGCCCGTCGACCTGGCCGAGCTGATCGCCGACTGGCACCGCGCGGGCGCCGTCGACGGCTTCCATCTGACGCCGGTCGAGCCGCGCCGCGACCTGGAGCGGCTCGTCAACGGAACGGTCGCGCTGCTCCAGCACCGCGGTCGGTTCCGCACCTTCTATCCGGGCAGCACGCTCCGGGACCACCTGGGGCTCGCCCGGCCCGCCAACCGTCACACCGCGCACACCGCGCTCACGGGGGAGCCGTCATGA
- a CDS encoding DUF3533 domain-containing protein, with protein MRFADELKNAVTPRAAMLVIGVLALQLLFIASYVGALHDPRPKDVAFGVVAPGPAAGQTADRLNKLPGDPLDPRVLKDEATARRQIMHRDIDGALVVDPRGTTDTLLVASGGGTALSRTLTTLLTEVDAAEKRTVKTEDVAAASNKDFNGLSSFYLVVGWCVGGYLCASILAISAGSRAPNVPRAIIRLGTMALYSIAGGLGGAIIIGPILGALPGSVMGLWGLGALVVFGVGAITLALQALTGIVGIGLAVLIIVIGGNPSAGGAFPLPMLPAFWKAIGPWLPPGAGTWSARSIAYFEGNALTGPLLVLAAWALVGVVVTLVLSARRGRPVNGPIDLSGTKYGRTIAP; from the coding sequence ATGAGGTTCGCCGATGAGTTGAAGAACGCCGTCACCCCGCGAGCCGCCATGCTCGTCATCGGCGTACTCGCCCTCCAGCTGCTGTTCATCGCCTCCTACGTGGGGGCGCTGCACGACCCGAGACCCAAGGACGTGGCCTTCGGCGTGGTCGCCCCGGGCCCCGCGGCCGGGCAGACCGCCGACAGGCTGAACAAGCTCCCCGGCGACCCGCTGGACCCCCGCGTCCTCAAGGACGAGGCCACGGCCCGGCGCCAGATCATGCACCGCGACATCGACGGCGCCCTGGTGGTCGACCCGCGCGGCACGACCGACACCCTCCTGGTCGCCTCCGGCGGCGGCACCGCGCTCTCCCGGACCCTGACCACGCTCCTCACCGAGGTCGACGCGGCCGAGAAGCGCACGGTGAAGACCGAGGACGTGGCCGCCGCCTCGAACAAGGACTTCAACGGACTCTCGTCCTTCTACCTGGTCGTCGGCTGGTGCGTCGGCGGCTATCTCTGCGCGTCGATCCTCGCGATCAGCGCGGGCTCCCGGGCCCCGAACGTGCCGCGCGCGATCATCAGGCTCGGCACCATGGCGCTCTACTCGATCGCCGGCGGGCTCGGTGGCGCGATCATCATCGGGCCCATCCTCGGCGCCCTGCCCGGCAGCGTCATGGGCCTGTGGGGCCTCGGCGCCCTGGTCGTCTTCGGGGTCGGCGCGATCACGCTCGCCCTCCAGGCGCTCACCGGCATCGTGGGCATCGGCCTGGCCGTCCTCATCATCGTCATCGGGGGCAACCCGAGCGCGGGCGGCGCCTTCCCGCTGCCCATGCTGCCGGCGTTCTGGAAGGCGATCGGGCCCTGGCTGCCGCCCGGCGCGGGCACCTGGTCGGCGCGCTCCATCGCGTACTTCGAGGGGAACGCGCTCACCGGACCGCTCCTGGTCCTGGCCGCCTGGGCGCTCGTCGGCGTGGTCGTCACCCTCGTCCTGTCCGCCCGGCGCGGCCGACCGGTCAACGGTCCGATCGACCTCAGCGGCACGAAGTACGGCAGGACCATCGCTCCCTGA